From Streptomyces sp. NBC_00775, one genomic window encodes:
- a CDS encoding AAA family ATPase produces the protein MFSSVDDVAARLAETGYLASPAVATTVFLADRLGKPLLVEGPAGVGKTELAKAVAEVAGARLVRLQCYEGVDESRALYEWNHAKQLLRITAGRDESWDETRTDIFSEEFLLARPLLTAIRGDDPKVLLIDETDKADVEVEGLLLEVLSDFQVTVPELGTIAATSRPFVVLTSNASRELSEALRRRCLFLHIGFPDEELERRIVRLKVPGLDETLNESVVRVVGALREMDLRKVPSVAETIDWARTLLALGADTLDESVVRDSLGVILKHQDDILKAAAKLDLDAM, from the coding sequence CTGTTCTCATCCGTCGACGACGTCGCCGCGCGCCTCGCCGAGACCGGCTATCTGGCGTCGCCCGCGGTCGCCACGACCGTCTTCCTGGCCGACCGCCTCGGCAAGCCGCTCCTGGTGGAGGGCCCCGCCGGGGTCGGCAAGACGGAACTCGCCAAGGCCGTCGCGGAGGTTGCCGGAGCCCGACTGGTCCGGCTGCAGTGCTACGAAGGGGTCGACGAGTCACGGGCGTTGTACGAGTGGAACCACGCCAAGCAGCTCCTGCGCATCACCGCGGGCCGCGACGAGTCGTGGGACGAGACGCGCACGGACATCTTCAGCGAGGAGTTCCTGCTGGCGCGCCCGCTGCTCACCGCCATCCGCGGCGACGACCCCAAGGTGCTCCTCATCGACGAGACCGACAAGGCCGACGTCGAGGTGGAGGGCCTGCTGCTCGAAGTGCTCAGCGACTTCCAGGTCACCGTCCCCGAGCTGGGGACGATCGCCGCGACCAGCCGCCCCTTCGTGGTGCTCACGTCGAACGCGAGCCGGGAGCTGTCCGAGGCGCTGCGCCGCCGCTGTCTCTTCCTCCACATCGGGTTCCCGGACGAGGAGCTGGAGCGTCGCATCGTACGGCTGAAGGTGCCGGGCCTCGACGAGACCCTGAACGAGTCCGTGGTGCGGGTGGTCGGGGCGCTGCGCGAGATGGATCTGCGGAAGGTTCCGTCGGTCGCCGAGACCATCGACTGGGCGCGCACGCTGCTCGCGCTCGGGGCGGACACCCTCGACGAGAGCGTCGTACGCGACAGCCTCGGCGTGATCCTCAAGCATCAGGACGACATCCTCAAGGCGGCGGCCAAGCTCGACCTGGACGCCATGTGA